ATCTGCTGCTTCACGCGCTGGCACCACGTGTTGCCCTTGAGCGCGTGCGCATAGCCGAGGATGTAGCGCGACAGCGGTCCGACCTCGACCGCGTGGCCGCGCCAGCGCGGCGACTTGATCCACGAGTACTTCGCGCTTTCGTCGATTTGCTCGATGTTCGTGCGCGTGCCCTTCGTGTTGGCGCCGAGCTCGTAATTCGGCTCGGTCTCGCCGTCCCACGGGTGCAGGCCCTTGCTTTCGTCGGCGTACCTGTACCAGCTGTGATTGACGAATTCCTGCACCTGCTCGGGATCGCGCGGATCGATTTCGTGGATGTCGTCCCAGTTGCCATCGAGGATGACGCCGCCCGGCAGCTGGTGCGTGCTGTGGTCGTACGGCACCTTCTCGTAGGTGCCGTAGTCGGCCACGTTGGTCGCCGACAGGCCGCCGCCGTACAGCCAGCCGGCGTTCTTGTAGATCGTGCCGATGGCCAGAACGTCCGGGATGTAGACGTTGTTGTTGAACTCGATCATTTCCTTGATGCGCGCCTCGACGAAATTCAGCCGCTCCATGTTGATCGGCGCACCGGCGGCGCCATCACCGTCGATATTGATCGCGCACGGCACACCGCCGACCAGGTAGTTCGGATGCGGGTTCTTGCCGCCGAAGATGGTGTGCACCTTGACCCACTCCTTCTGCAGGTCGAGCGCTTCGAGGTAGTGGGTGACCGCCATCAGATTGGCTTCCGGCGGCAGCACATAGGCCTTGCTGCCCCAGTAACCATTCATGAACGGGCCGAGCTGGCCGCTTTCGACGAATTTCTTCAGGCGGTTCTGGATGTCGCGGAAATAGCCGGGCGAAGACATCGGATGCGACGGCGACACCAGATGCTGCAGTTCGCTGGTCTGCTTCGGGTCGGCCTTGAGCGCCGACACGACGTCCACCCAGTCGAGCGCGTGCAGGTGATAGAAATGCACCGCGTGATCATGCACCTGCAGCGTCTTCGCCATCATTTCGCGGATCAGGTGCGCGTTCAGCGGAATCCGGATGCCCAGCGCATCCTCGACCGCACGCACCGAGGTGAGCGCGTGACAGCCGGTACACACGCCGCAGATGCGTTCGACGAAGGCCCAGGCGTCGCGCGGATCGCGGCCCTTGAGAATCACCTCCAGACCGCGCCACATGGTGCCGGTCGACACCGCGTTGCGGATGATGTTGTTCTCGTCCACATTCACTTCGCAGCGCATGTGGCCTTCGATGCGCGTGACCGGGTCGACGACGATGCGCCGGCCCGAGTTGTCCATGTTGAAACCCTGCGTTTCGTAAGCACCCATCTTCGTATCCTTTGCTGGAACCCGACCTGCCCGCGCGGGCAGGTCCGTGATCAGTGGTCAGCCGTGCTGGCGGGGGTATCGTTCTTGTGCGAGGCGCGCTTGATCGCCGATACCGCGGCGTGCGCCACCGCGGC
The sequence above is a segment of the Methyloversatilis sp. RAC08 genome. Coding sequences within it:
- a CDS encoding nickel-dependent hydrogenase large subunit, encoding MGAYETQGFNMDNSGRRIVVDPVTRIEGHMRCEVNVDENNIIRNAVSTGTMWRGLEVILKGRDPRDAWAFVERICGVCTGCHALTSVRAVEDALGIRIPLNAHLIREMMAKTLQVHDHAVHFYHLHALDWVDVVSALKADPKQTSELQHLVSPSHPMSSPGYFRDIQNRLKKFVESGQLGPFMNGYWGSKAYVLPPEANLMAVTHYLEALDLQKEWVKVHTIFGGKNPHPNYLVGGVPCAINIDGDGAAGAPINMERLNFVEARIKEMIEFNNNVYIPDVLAIGTIYKNAGWLYGGGLSATNVADYGTYEKVPYDHSTHQLPGGVILDGNWDDIHEIDPRDPEQVQEFVNHSWYRYADESKGLHPWDGETEPNYELGANTKGTRTNIEQIDESAKYSWIKSPRWRGHAVEVGPLSRYILGYAHALKGNTWCQRVKQQIDESAVAINSAIPKALGLPETQYTLKQLLPTTIGRTLARALESQYAAEMMMDDYKQLIGNIKAGDTSTANVEKWDPKTWPKEAKGVGTVAAPRGMLGHWIRIKDGRIENYQCVVPTTWNGSPRDTKGQIGAFEASLMNTPMANPEQPVEILRTLHSFDPCLACSTHVMSEDGRELTTVKVR